CTACTACGAGGACCACGGCACCGGTCAGCCGGTCGTGCTCATCCATGGGTTCCCATTGAGCGGCCGGGCCTGGGAAAGGCAGGAACGAGCCCTGCTGGAGGCGGGCTTCCGCGTCATCACCTACGACCGTCGGGGCTTCGGCAAGTCGAGCCAGCCCAGCGTCGGCTACGACTACGACACGTTCGCCGCCGACCTGGACGCCCTGGTCAAGGCGTTGGACCTTCGCGACTTCGACCTCGCCGGGCACTCGATGGGCGGCGGCGAGGTCGCCCGCTATCTGGGCACCTACGGGTCGGAACGGGTCCGGCGGGCCGTGTTCATCGCCGGTGTGCCGCCCTACCTGCTCAAGACGCCCGAGACGCCCGACGGCGTTCCGCAGGAGGTCTTCGACGAGATCGCCGCCGGGCTCCGGGCCGACCGGCCGGCGTACTTCACCGACTGGAACCAGAACTTCTACAACCTCGACGAGAACCTCGGTAGCAGGATCAGCGACGAGGCCGTCCGGGACGCCTGGAACACCGCGGTCGGCGCCTCGCCGGTCGGGACGATCGCCTGCGTGGCGACGTGGCACACCGACTTCCGGGCCGACCTGCCGAAGATCGACGTACCGGTCCTGGTCATGCACGGCACTGTGGACCGCGTCCTTCCCATCGATGCTTGTGGAAAAGCCACCCACGAGGCGATCAAGGGCAGTGAGTACGTCGTCCTCGAAGGCGCTCCGCACGGCCTGTGCTGGACCCATGCCGACGAGGTCAACGAGGCCCTGATCGGCTTCCTCACCAAGTAGGCAGGCTCGACATGACCTGACGAAAGTCAGGGGTCGGTGACGCCTGAAGTCCGATGTATCGCCGGGTCCGGATTCCTAGGTTCGTAACCACACAACGAACCAGGGAAAGGGCCCTCGTGATCAGCCTCGAAGGACTCACCAAGACCTACGGCGAAACCACCGCTGTCGACGCTCTCGATCTCACCGTCGCGGCCGGCCGGGTGACCGGCTTCCTCGGCCCGAACGGCGCCGGCAAGTCCACCACGATGCGGATGATCCTCGGCCTCGACGCCCCCACCAGCGGCAGCGCGCTGGTCGACGGCCGCCCGTACGCCGACTGGCCGGTGCCGTTGCGCAAGGTCGGTGCCCTGCTGGACGCGAAGGCCCTGCACCCGCGCCGGAGCGCACGCAACCACCTGATCGCGATGGCCCGGAGCAACGGCATCCCGGTCAGCCGGGTGGACGAGGTGATCTCCATCGTCGGCCTGACCACGGTCGAGAGGAAGCGGGCCGGCCAGTACTCGCTCGGGATGGGTCAGCGGCTCGGCATCGCGGGCGCGTTGCTCGGCGACCCCGAGATCCTGATGTTCGACGAGCCGGTGAACGGCCTCGACCCGGACGGTGTCCGCTGGGTTCGCGACCTGATGCGCTCGCTCGCCGCGGAGGGCCGGACCGTCTTCGTGTCCAGTCACCTGATGAGCGAGATGCAGCTCACCGCCGACCAGTTGGCGGTGATCGGGCGGGGCCGCCTCATCGCCGATTCCCCGATCAGCACCGTGATCGCAGGCTCCTCGCGAAGCGCGGTCCACGCGCGAGTCCCGGTGCCCGCGGACCTCGCAGTACTGCGGGATCGGCTGGCCGGCGAGGCGGAGCAGGTCGAGACGGGCGCCGGGGAGTTGATCGTCACCGGCGTACCGGCCGAGCGGGTCGGCGATCTCGCGCATGAACTCGGGATCCGGCTGCACGAGTTGCGGACCAAGCAGGCTTCGCTCGAGGAGGCCTACATGGAACTCACCGCCGACAGCGTCGAGTACGGCGTGGCGGTGGCCTCGTGAGCGACGCGATCCTGCACCTCGCCGAGGAACTGATGTCGTCCTGGTGGATCTATGCCGCCCTGTTCGGCTTCGCCGCCCTCGACGGATTCTTCCCCGCGATCCCGAGCGAGACCCTGGTCGTGATGGCCGGCGTCTTCGCGGCGACCGGCGAACCCAACCTGTACGCCGTGATCGCGGTCGCCGCGGCCGGCGCCTTCGTCGGCGACCACGTCTCCTACGCGTTCGGGCGCGGCGCCGGCGGCCGCCTGATGGACCGGGCCGAGCCGGGGACCAAGCGGCACGCGATGGTCAGCTGGTCCCGCAACGCACTCGAAGAACGGGGCGGCCTCGTTCTCGTCGTCGCCCGGTACGTGCCGGGTGGACGCACCGCCGTCACGCTGACGATGGGCGCGGTCCGCTACCCGCTCCGCCACTTCACCTTCTTCGCCGCCCTCGCGGCCGTCTCGTGGGGCTGCTACTGCTCACTCGTCGGCTACCTCGGCGGCAAGGCGTTCGAGGACAACCCGCTCAAGGGCGTTGCCCTGGGCATCGGTCTCGCACTCGCCGTCACGGCGATCGTCGAGGTCGTCCGGCACCGGCGCCGCTCCCGGCGTACCGGTCAACCTCAGCTTGAGGCTGAGCCCCAATTGGTCAAGGCAGGAGAACGATGAGCACGGCAACCATCACCGTCCAGCAGAGGTCGACAGGTCTGGCCGGAGCGATCGCGTCGGAATGGACCAAGTTGTGGACGGTCCGGTCGACCTGGCTGAACCTCGTCGCGGGTGCCGGCCTGACGGGGCTGCTCGGCATCCAGTTCGGCTTCTCCACGGCGTACGACAACGCTCATCGGCCACCAGGTGACTTCCCGGGACAATCCGCGGTCGGCGGAGTCGGTGTCAGCGCGGTGATCATCATACAGGTCGTCGTCGCCGCCTTCGCGATGCTCCCCGTGACGTCGGAGTACTCGTCCGGCAGCATCCGCTCGACAGTCCAGTGGACTCCCGTACGGCGGAACGTCGTGCTGGCCAAGTCGGTTGTCCTCGCACCGGTCTTGTTCGGCTACGGCCTGCTCGTCGGATTGCTCGCGGCCGTCTCGGGCGGACTCGCGATGGGGCACTGGGCCGACTGGAGTGTGCGACCCCTGGTCGTCGATCTGCTGTCGATCGCGACCTACCTGATGCTGGCCGGGCTCTTCACCGTCGGCATCGCCTTCTTGATCCGCAGTACGGCGGGAACGCTGACCGCCGCGTTCCTGCTGCTGTTGATGATCCCGCTGATGCTTGGCGAGAGCAGCATCCGGGCGCTCGTGTGGCTGTCCGCGCTGCTTCCTGGCGGAGCCGGGCAGAACTTTCTCTCGGGCAACACCGATCCGCTCTCGCCGACACTGAGCCTCGTAGTACTGGTCCTCTGGGCCGTTGCTGGGCTGTGGATCGGCGTGAAGGTGCTGTGCCGACGGGATGCCTGACAACTGAAGAACCGCAGGCGGTGGCTTTCATCGGCCACCGCCTGCGGTTCTGTTGTGTGTCAGGTCAGCGTGGGACGTTGAGGGCGATCGTGATCTGCTCGGCGACCTTCGCCGCCAGCTCGAGCGCCGCCCGGCGGGTGGCCGGCTGGAGCGCCGAGTGGTCGAGCGGACCCTCGGCGGCGATGTGCGGATCGGTCGGGATGTCGATCACCGCGGCCGCCCGCGACTCGAAGTACGGCCGCAGTTGCTTCTCGACGTCCTTGTTGACGTCGCCCGGGCCGTTGCTGACGGCGATCACCGCGCGACGGATCAACCGCTGCGCGTCCGGCCCCTGGTGGTCGAGCTCCTCCAGCATCTGCACGGCAGCTGCGCAGGACAGGCTCTTCCACTTGATCGGGATGACCAGGACGTCCGAGGCCTTCATCGCCTCGCGCCAGTTGCTGGAGCCCTCGTTGTTGCCGGTGTCGATCACCAGCACCTTGTAGAAGCGGCTCAGCAGCCGGTGGATCTGGTCGAAGTCCTTGGCCTCGATCTGCGCGTATGTCGTGGTGGCGGACGTCAGTACGTCGTACTGGCCGGACACCTGGTGCCGCAGGTACGCGCCGACGTCGCCGAGGCGCGCGTCCGGCTGGGTGAGCATCGTCATCGCCTGCAGCAGGTCGGTGACCGTGGACCTGGCGTTCGTGTCGTGAGTGCGCAGGTGCATATTGCCGCGGAGCTCGTTGTTGTCCCAGGCGACGACACCGCCACCGCGGGCCTGACCGAGTGCACCCGCCAGCAGCAGTGTGGTCGGCGTCTTGCCCGAACCGCCCTTGGGGTTGGCGACAGTGATCGTCACCGGGCGGCGGAAGGCTGTCGCGGCTGTGGCGCGGGCGATCCGCTCACTGCGCTCGGCAGAACCGGGACGCAGCCGCAGCACGCTACGGACGCCCTTCTCCGCCGGAGCTTCACGGGGCAACGGCAGGGCCTGCAGGAGCTCGTCCGCGCGGTACGAGACCGGCCGGTCGGGCTGCGGTGCCTGCTGGCCCGGGATGCCCTGCGGGAAGAAGTGCTGCGCGGCCGGGGAGAGTCCGGAGCCGCTCTGCTGCGGCGGGGTCTCGCTCTCGGCGGCGGGCTGCTTCCAGGGGTCGGCGGCAGCGGCAGGCGTGCTCCACGGGTCCGCGGGCGGCGGGTTGACCGGCTTGGCCGCGCGCCACGGGTCTGTTGGTGCAGCGTCGTCCTGCGGAGCAGCATGAGCCGACTGGGCGGCACGCCACGGGTCTGCTGGGGCAGCGTCGTCCTGCGGAGCAGCGTGGGCCGGCTGGGCCGTCGGCTCCGGGTCGGCCGACTTGGCAGCCCACGGCTGGGCCTGCGCCTGCCGTGGCTCGGCCGGGGTGGCCTTGGCGGGCTGCGACCACGTCTCGCCCGGGTAGTCCTTCGAGAGCGCGTCCGGCTGCTCGTCCTCGGTGACGTCCTCGTCGACCGCTTCGGGCACGGCGTTCGGATCCGGCTGGGTCCAGGAAGGAGTCGGCTGCCACATCCTCCGGACCTCGGCGGCCGCTGCTTCCCGGTCCTTGTGCTGTCCGGAGTTG
The Kribbella voronezhensis DNA segment above includes these coding regions:
- a CDS encoding alpha/beta fold hydrolase produces the protein MPYVTVGQENSADIEIYYEDHGTGQPVVLIHGFPLSGRAWERQERALLEAGFRVITYDRRGFGKSSQPSVGYDYDTFAADLDALVKALDLRDFDLAGHSMGGGEVARYLGTYGSERVRRAVFIAGVPPYLLKTPETPDGVPQEVFDEIAAGLRADRPAYFTDWNQNFYNLDENLGSRISDEAVRDAWNTAVGASPVGTIACVATWHTDFRADLPKIDVPVLVMHGTVDRVLPIDACGKATHEAIKGSEYVVLEGAPHGLCWTHADEVNEALIGFLTK
- a CDS encoding ATP-binding cassette domain-containing protein, whose product is MISLEGLTKTYGETTAVDALDLTVAAGRVTGFLGPNGAGKSTTMRMILGLDAPTSGSALVDGRPYADWPVPLRKVGALLDAKALHPRRSARNHLIAMARSNGIPVSRVDEVISIVGLTTVERKRAGQYSLGMGQRLGIAGALLGDPEILMFDEPVNGLDPDGVRWVRDLMRSLAAEGRTVFVSSHLMSEMQLTADQLAVIGRGRLIADSPISTVIAGSSRSAVHARVPVPADLAVLRDRLAGEAEQVETGAGELIVTGVPAERVGDLAHELGIRLHELRTKQASLEEAYMELTADSVEYGVAVAS
- a CDS encoding DedA family protein gives rise to the protein MSDAILHLAEELMSSWWIYAALFGFAALDGFFPAIPSETLVVMAGVFAATGEPNLYAVIAVAAAGAFVGDHVSYAFGRGAGGRLMDRAEPGTKRHAMVSWSRNALEERGGLVLVVARYVPGGRTAVTLTMGAVRYPLRHFTFFAALAAVSWGCYCSLVGYLGGKAFEDNPLKGVALGIGLALAVTAIVEVVRHRRRSRRTGQPQLEAEPQLVKAGER
- a CDS encoding ABC transporter permease, which translates into the protein MSTATITVQQRSTGLAGAIASEWTKLWTVRSTWLNLVAGAGLTGLLGIQFGFSTAYDNAHRPPGDFPGQSAVGGVGVSAVIIIQVVVAAFAMLPVTSEYSSGSIRSTVQWTPVRRNVVLAKSVVLAPVLFGYGLLVGLLAAVSGGLAMGHWADWSVRPLVVDLLSIATYLMLAGLFTVGIAFLIRSTAGTLTAAFLLLLMIPLMLGESSIRALVWLSALLPGGAGQNFLSGNTDPLSPTLSLVVLVLWAVAGLWIGVKVLCRRDA
- a CDS encoding MinD/ParA family ATP-binding protein — protein: MTDSHNSGQHKDREAAAAEVRRMWQPTPSWTQPDPNAVPEAVDEDVTEDEQPDALSKDYPGETWSQPAKATPAEPRQAQAQPWAAKSADPEPTAQPAHAAPQDDAAPADPWRAAQSAHAAPQDDAAPTDPWRAAKPVNPPPADPWSTPAAAADPWKQPAAESETPPQQSGSGLSPAAQHFFPQGIPGQQAPQPDRPVSYRADELLQALPLPREAPAEKGVRSVLRLRPGSAERSERIARATAATAFRRPVTITVANPKGGSGKTPTTLLLAGALGQARGGGVVAWDNNELRGNMHLRTHDTNARSTVTDLLQAMTMLTQPDARLGDVGAYLRHQVSGQYDVLTSATTTYAQIEAKDFDQIHRLLSRFYKVLVIDTGNNEGSSNWREAMKASDVLVIPIKWKSLSCAAAVQMLEELDHQGPDAQRLIRRAVIAVSNGPGDVNKDVEKQLRPYFESRAAAVIDIPTDPHIAAEGPLDHSALQPATRRAALELAAKVAEQITIALNVPR